The Musa acuminata AAA Group cultivar baxijiao chromosome BXJ1-3, Cavendish_Baxijiao_AAA, whole genome shotgun sequence genome window below encodes:
- the LOC135638997 gene encoding early nodulin-like protein 5, which yields MASPSTISSPLMILLLLLIPSVAFEFDVGDETGWVVPPEKKAQLYNQWASRNRFQVGDTIRFEYKKDSVMVVSDEDYESCRSSHPIFFSNSGETEYKLNHPGLFYFISGVSGHCERGQKMIIKVMSHPEPPPGSNQTADSTSPASPDRSTAAAAPAAASLVGVAALVLMMMSSLFQ from the exons ATGGCCTCTCCTTCCACGATCTCTTCCCCCCTCATgatcctgctcctcctcctcatcccttCCGTGGCTTTCGAGTTCGACGTCGGCGACGAGACCGGCTGGGTCGTTCCTCCCGAGAAGAAGGCGCAGCTCTACAACCAGTGGGCCTCCAGAAACAGGTTTCAGGTCGGCGACACCATTC GTTTCGAGTACAAGAAGGATTCGGTGATGGTGGTGAGCGACGAAGACTACGAGAGCTGCCGCTCCTCCCACcccatcttcttctccaacagcGGCGAGACGGAGTACAAGCTGAACCACCCGGGTTTATTCTACTTCATCAGCGGCGTCTCCGGCCACTGCGAGAGGGGGCAGAAGATGATCATAAAGGTGATGAGCCACCCGGAGCCGCCGCCAGGCAGCAACCAGACCGCTGATTCCACCTCTCCGGCGTCTCCTGACCGCTCGACCGCCGCTGCAGCTCCTGCTGCAGCTTCTCTCGTCGGAGTGGCTGCATTGgtgctgatgatgatgagttcATTGTTCCAGTGA